The Oncorhynchus nerka isolate Pitt River linkage group LG11, Oner_Uvic_2.0, whole genome shotgun sequence genome includes the window TGTAGAAAAGCCAGCATCCCAAGCTTACGAACAACCTCTCTGATTGATTCTGAGTGTTCACCATTTTGATCGTTCTTCAAACCAATATGAACAAGCAAAAAGTGAGTGTATAGACACTCTGACGCAACTATCTCGACACACACTCCCGCCTCAGTGTTTTCTAAAATGGCCGCCAACATCTCACAGCACAACGGTGTTTGATACAGGTTGCAGAGGTTCCGTGATGACTCTAGGGCAATAGCTTTCATGACTAGGGAGATAGCTTTGTGCACCAGATTCTGATCGCCAAACCTATTTCTAAAGAACTCCCTCTTCTGGGTTTCGTCAAAGCCCCTTATCTCTGTCAAGCACTGTTGTTGGGGGAGGACGTCAATGGGGATGAAACTGGCGGACGCAGGCCTGGTGATCACCGAGACATAGGCGGAGGGAAGAAGCAGCTGACACCAGATGAGGTTCACTAGGAGGATGGGCAAAGGCATCTCCTTATTGATGTCAGACTCCACTGATATGCTTTCAAAGTCCAGGGGAAGGTTGAATTGGTCCAAACCGTCCAAGATGAAGTCTACTTTAGACCGACTCAGATCCAGACCAGGGTTCTCGTTCTCCGACATCATGGACGAGTGAAAGTGGCTGATGAGGCCACTCAGACTGAAGCTCCGGCCCATTAGCCAATTGAGTTCACTGAAGGGAAAGACAAACAAGGAGTCAACTTCCTGATTGGCTCTGTCCTCGGCCCAGTTAAAGACAAACTTCTGGACAATTGCCATCTTCCGTGAGCCTGCGGGTCCCTTCATCAGGTTGTTTTTTACTTGAGGCCAATCCAGAGATATCGGTGGTTTGAAGATATTGTCATGCTTGATCGTTGCTTCCTCATTAGCAGTGGGCATATCTGATGGTGACCTTACGGTTCGCGTGGCAGCATACCTATCGTTGTGAAATTGGATGTTGCCTTCGGTGATGAAGAGTTCCACATAGGAGTGTGTGAGGCACTGGCTCCGCACCTCTTGTCCTGCTGGGGTTCCATCACACAATGACGCGCACTTCCCTCAGCTCTGATTGGAGTTTCTCCCTGACTCCTActgctgggagagggagagggagcgagaattCAGATTAGATTGTTTAGGAATTTATGTATGCATGCCTACAAGAGAAACATTCTGACTGAAACTAAATATATTATTGTCTCCAGTGAACTTAGCTCTAAATGTTGTGTGCACAGTGAGATGAGCTACAGAATAAATGTCAATAGGAAGTTGATTCAGTATATAATTCCAGGCATATGAAAATCATGAAGAGATATAGTACTTACACTTGCTCCTCTGAGTAACGGCTGTATGTTCTCCCTCGGTGGCAAGGTCCCCCCTGTTGACCAGAATTCTCCATCGCAGTCTGATTTCACAATCTGTGGGGTTGGTCTGGGGTACACTTGTGATTTCCTCCCGGAAGAGATACACAGCAGGGTTGGGCCCAATTCagcatgctcttgaatacagggtgggaGTCATGTTGTCTGTTAAATGTACTAAAATGAGAACACAATAGAAATGCAAACTTTCAAATGGTACCTCAAAGATGTTTGGAGGGTCACATCAGAGAATGCTGACCCTAATGGGAATTTCAGTTGTTTTAAATGATACTGTCAATCTTCCATAGGaaacagggttgggctcaattcagaATTGAATTGAGAATGTCTGATAAATTCCAATTAAATTattgaatttgaattgaattCCAAGTGAAGTCGTAAACAGGATATGGAATTGAATTTAAGGAAATAGAATTGAATTCAGTAATATGAAAATGTCTCTTCTATTCTATATTAGCTGTATACTTGTTCACAAAACATCAAACGTGTTGTTATATACATGCACATAAAATATTGTTGAAACAATCAAATTAATGATCAAAGTTAACAAAACCTgcatgttatgcaggtgagtgaggacccaacagcgattcaacagaaacagagtcttttaatgtccaaacagggaaaacataaatcctcaatctttacaggagatgtccaaacagggaaaacataaatcctctatctttgcaggcgagtcctccttctagtagtagaggagaattgcagggctagcggcaacagactgcaggtccctctgggtaggcgcgggccgtagaggacagagacacctgctcacacgcagcatctgatgaagaggcagattacgacaggacgggacaagggcaaagcaaacaagaatccgacaaggacagaagcagaaacagagagagaaatagagacttaatcagagggcaaaagagacaggtgtgagagagtaaacgaggtcgttaggagaatggggaacagctgggagcaggaacggaacgatagagagatagtaacctaatacgaccagcagggggaaacgaagagaagagaaagcacagggacaagacataacatgacactgCATGCGAATATTCCAATAATTTAACTAAATCACTTACATttccttcaatatggggaaaataTTACATTTCCCAGAATACATTAGTTTAACCCACAAGTTGATCCTGGCTTGAGGGCTTCAAAAAGAAGAGATCAAATTTGGTGGAAATATAATTGGCTATTCCAAGCACTGAGGTTAAAAGAGTATATGAACATTGTTTCCAGAGAAAAGTTACATATTTTTTGGTATTTGGAAGTGTGACCTGTCAGATTCAATGAAACTCTCATGTTTTATAACTGAGTGGAATTTATTTTAATTGCACCAGAGGATTTACTCTGCCTGCAAAATCTGTCCACAAAAATAAGCCCATGAAGTGAGAACATTTTGTATTGAGGTCCATGAGGGtatcgaatttggtcaacaaaaaacATAATTGCTAATTTGCTACGTGAGACTTACTTGATCCaatagaagtttcgtaatggTTAGGTTGTTATGAATGCACATAAGTGGACACAAGTGGCATTTCAGCAACTTTGAAAAAAAATTACTTCATCCGAGTTGTGCCTGTTGTCAtagagatagaggactcatcattGATATAACCTGTTTTAGCATGGACATTGCCAATGATGGCTTCAACCACTTTAGGGTAGTCAACTGGGTGAGGATTCCTATGAGATGGAAGCAATCAGCCAATGAAGAAGAAAAGTGGTCACTTGACCATCttgtcaatcaaatcaaattgtattgctcatatacatatggttagcagatgttaatgcgagtgtagcgaaatgcttgtgcttctagttccgaccatgcagtaatatctaacaatttcacaacaactaccttatacacacacaagtgtaaaggaatgaataagaatatgtacatataaatatatggatgagcgatggccaaacggcataggcaagatgcagtagatggtctagagtacagtatatacatatgagtaatgtagggtatgtaaacattgtataaagtggcattgtttaaagtgactagcgatacattttttacatccaattttgtattattaaagtggttagagatttgagtcagtatgttggcagcagctactcaatgttagtgatggctgtttaacagtcggatggctttgagatagaagcagtttttcagtctcttggtcccagctttgatgcacctgtactgaccttgccttctggatcatagcagggtgaacaggcagtggctcgggtggtttttggcctttctgtgacatcggatggtgtaggtgtcctggagggcaggtagttttcccccggtgatgcattgtgcagacctcactaccctctggagagccttatggggcggagcagttgccgtaccaggcggtgatacagtccgataggatgctctcgattgtgcatctgtaaaagttttagagtggttttggtgacaagccaaatttcttcagcctcctgaggttgaagaggtgctgttgcgccttcttcaccacgctgtctgtgtgggtggaccatttcagcaaacaatgcaggtgtaagcaaattcctagaaaggccaaaacctaggaagaaacctgtccgtgatgtgtacgctccactactgtcccgtcgatgtggataggagggtactccctctgctgtttcccaaagtcaaatcaaatcaaaatcaaatcaaatcaaatcaaatttatttatatagcccttcgtacatcagctgatatctcaaagtgctgagaaacccagcctaaaaccccaaacagcaaacaatgcaggtgtaaaagcacggtggctaggaaaactccctagaggaacttaaaactttccaccttctccactactgtccagtTGTCGATGTGGATAGTCATCATGAGGgtacggtcctagggctcaggtcctctgctGTTTTATAAcagaagtccacaatcatctcctttgttttgaccTTGAGTGATGAGGTTATTCAGGTTCCTTACCACACTCCTCCCTGGATGGGGCCGtctcatgtcaggtagtccttggTAGGGCtcatccgagagagagaaagaaagagagaaggagagaattagagaagcaCACTTAGAtttgaataggacaggagaagtccAGAATCAAACTGACCCTCACACATTAATGCAGCATAAATTTGGAGGCTTGCAATGGCCGGAtcgcaggatataaccccacccactttgccaaagcacagtagAGGGTGAACAGGGAGCTCGGAGGGGTTGAGAATTTTCAGGTGCATGACTGTAGAGGCaggaatcccagtggaaagaggggaatcggccaggcagagacagcaagggcggttcgttgctccagagcctttccgttcaccttcccactcctgggccagactacactcaatcatatgacccactgaagagatgagtcttcagtaaagacttaagtTGAGACCAGTTTGCGtttctgacatgggtaggcagaccccTCCACCTGGGAAAggcagctgtttgcttagaaattctagggacaaaggaggcctgcgtcttgtgacccaCTACCAAATCAGATAGGTGGAGCAAGCCCATGATGCTttgggttagcagtaaaaccttgaaatcagggTCTCAGGCTAGCACTGTAATATGATCAAAGTTctagccgtattcagcactaactgaagagTGCTTtgagtagtctaacctagaagtgacaaaagcatggatttttCTGCATctttttttggacagaaagtttctgatttttgcaatgttacgtgatggaaaaaagctgtcctcgaaatggtcttgatatgttcttgtGTGAGGTCCTGTTTTATTTGagaactgtacaaccattaagattaattgtcagattcaacagaagatctctttgtttcttgggacctagaacaagcatctctgttttgtccgagtttaatagtaggtTTTCTTCATGTCTGAAACCAGCTTCTGCAATTTTGGGggttgaaatgtacagctgtgtgtcagcATATGATTGAAAGTTTACCGAattccccaagaggtaaaatatatagtgaaaacaatagtggtcctaaaacagcttggaaatttctGATTTGTgggtcacagagacaaactgatatctttcagataagatctaaaccaggccagaacatgtccgtgagacctgggtttccaatctctccaaaagaatgtggtgatcgatggtatcaaaagcagcactaaggtctaggagcacgaggacagatgagcctcggtccgttgccattaaaatgtcatttaccaccttgtGTCCTATGATGGGGTgactatacattgtttgtcttcaaagatgggtcaaggtttggctttttcaagagaggcactgccacttttagtgagtttggtacacatccagtggatagagagccgtttattatgaggaagcagctctttcagtagtttagttggaatagggtgaAGGTTTacaggccatgattattttcatcattgtgtcaagagatatagtactaaaagacttgagcgtctctcttgatcctaggtcctggcagagttgtgcagactcaggacaactgaggtttggaggaatacgcaggtttaaagaggagtccgtaatttgctttctaataagtccacaatcatctcctttgttttgacgttgagtgtgaggttattttcctgataccacactcctccctataggccgtctcatcgttgttggtaatcaagcctaccactgtagtgtcgtctgcaaatttgatgattgagttggaggcgtgcatggccacgcagtcgtgggtgaacagggagtacaggggagggctgagaacgcacccttgtgtggccccagtgttgaggatcagcagggtggagatgttgtttcctaccctcaccacctgggggcagcccgtcaaagtccaggacccagttgcacagagcggggtcgaaacccagggtctcgagcttaatgatgagtttggagggtattatggtgttaaatgctgagctgtaattgatgaacagcattcttacataggt containing:
- the LOC135559479 gene encoding NLR family CARD domain-containing protein 3-like — encoded protein: MPTANEEATIKHDNIFKPPISLDWPQVKNNLMKGPAGSRKMAIVQKFVFNWAEDRANQEVDSLFVFPFSELNWLMGRSFSLSGLISHFHSSMMSENENPGLDLSRSKVDFILDGLDQFNLPLDFESISVESDINKEMPLPILLVNLIWCQLLLPSAYVSVITRPASASFIPIDVLPQQQCLTEIRGFDETQKREFFRNRFGDQNLVHKAISLVMKAIALESSRNLCNLYQTPLCCEMLAAILENTEAGVCVEIVASECLYTHFLLVHIGLKNDQNGEHSESIREVVRKLGMLAFLQLERGSIIFSESDVMEHGIDVSKSSIFHRLCRLLIAGRAMYLEEMYRFVYTGIQDYLAALHVFLTYTSKRRNLLLQPTTLLDQLKGTFRGATLLDLHRCSVDRVLRNMHGTYDIFLCFLLGLSTTPNQTLLDLACLGKGLKVTGSKVITEITAEYIKQTIKSEPYLQTTVALFRSLPELGDASLGREVRRYLTSESRWGFLLEPDQCWELADML